The sequence below is a genomic window from Thalassoroseus pseudoceratinae.
ACAATTTGGCCAAATTGATGTCTGCCGGAATTAGACACAAGGAGTGCTAGCGGAGTTCACGTCGAACTGAACATTTTCGAGAATTTTGCTCAAACCGAAATTTCGTCGGAATCGGAACCGGGATCCTTGGGTTCAAACAATGCCGACTTTGAAAGCCCCAGGCGATGCATCCAACGTTGCATCACAACGCCAATCGTCGAGAGCCCATAACGCATACTACGACGAAAATTGATACTCGATGCTTCATCAAAGTATCGCACAGGGACGGGGATATCGCCGAGACGAAATCCGAACGCAGCCGATTGCACTAGGAATTGGCTATCAAATACAAAGTCGTCTGAATTGCGTTCAAACGGAATAGTCTCTAGGACACGTCGACTGTAGGCGCGGAAGCCGCTATGACAGTCACCGAGATTCATACCGACCGACCAGTTCTCGAACGTCGTGAGTGCCCGGTTAGCAATATACTTATAGAACGGCATGCCACCATCGAGAACTTCGCGACGGGAGCGGATTCGTGACCCGAAGACCACATCGCAGATGTCGAGCTTCAAAAACTCAACCGCTGCTCCGATCACACGTGGATCATATTGGAAATCCGGATGCAACATCACGACATAATCCGCACCGCATTCCAACGCCATTCGATAGCATGTCTTTTGATTGCCACCGTAGCCGCGATTCTTGGCATGCGTGACGACGGTGAGTCCTAGTTCATGGGCAATCTGAACGGTCGCGTCTTGACTACAGTCGTCAACTAAAATCAATTCGTCTGCGACATTCGGTGGAATGGCATCGACGGTGCGTTTGAGAGTCTCTGCAGCATTGTACGCCGGCATGACGATGGCCGTCCGTGCGGGCGGGGCATACTCTTCGGCCAATTCGTCGAGCAACGCATTCACATCTGCGGCGTGCTCCGCGTTTTCGGCATGATCGTCCGATTCCAGCAAGTCGGTAGGTGAGGGAAAGATTTTCACGGCGAACGATCCTTGAGCAGTCTCGGAATCCGAGGTCATGATGCAGTCTAAATTTAGCTCAAAAATCGAGGGGTGCTGGCTGATTTCTGTGAGATGCACGGAATCCATCAATTCGTCTGCAAACGCGTGCTATCTTTGCAACAGTCCCTTTTTCTCCCCATGAGTTTCGCGATGACCGATCCTGCTTTGAAACCAGAATCTCAACCAACGTTCTCCGTGCGGTGGGTCGCCGCTAGTGTTGGAATGTTGGCATTTCTCGTGTTCTTGCCGACGGTGAATTACGATTTTGTCAATTGGGACGATCCGTGGTACGTCATCAATAATGAACTGATCGAAAATTGGAGCTTGGAGAATCTTCACGGGATTGCGACGGAATCGGTCGCACGGAATTACGCACCGTTGACGATTTTTTCGTTTCTGGTCGATCGCACGTTTTGGGGACTGAACCCGACTGGTTTTCATCTGACGAACGTCCTGCTACACACGATCAACGCGGTGCTGGTTTTCTACTTGGTTCGGCAACTCACGGGGCGATGGCGGTTGGCGTGGGCGGTGGCAGCGGTGTTTGCGGTGCATCCGTTGCAGATCGAAACGGTCGCATGGATTTCATCTCGAAAAGGGCTGCTGAGCGGGGCGTTTATGCTGGCTTCTCTCTTGTGTTGGTTGCGTCCGGAACGGACTGGCAAACACGAAGCGTGGGGCATTATCTTTCTGGCGGCCGCGTTGTTTTCGAAGGCACTTGCGGTGGTTCTGCCGGCCATCGTGCTGAGCTACGATCTGTTCGTGCGACGACAGAAATTCGCCGAGGCATTCCCACGGCAGATTATTCCAGGGTGCCTGTCGTTGTGGGTACTCGGCGTCACGATGGGCGCACAGACGACAATCGTCGGAGGTACGCGGGCTCACTTTGATCTGAGTCGCTGGGAACTACTGGCAGTTGATGCCACCATTCTTTGGCAGTATGTGGGGATGTTGGCATGGCCGACCGATCTCTGTGTGCTGTATGACCCGCCGACCCGAAACATCCTGCTTCCCGCCGTATGTGCGGTCATTGGCTGGATGGCCGTCGCGGTTTGGGCATGGCGAAACCGCGACAGCCATTCGGACCTTTTGTTCGCATTCGTCTGCTGGGTTCTACTGCTCATTCCAGTGATGAACTTGTTCCCACTGACAACCCTCATGAACGACCGCTACTTATATCTTCCGTGCATCCCCGTGCTGACCGTCGCTTTCGCCGGTGTGCGGGTAGGGTGGTTGAAACTCGTTTCGATGACCGAGTCGGGTGAGTCCATGCGAATCGTCACGCGAGTTTCCGGAGCAATGGCAGTTGGGTGCGTGATCTTGGCGGCAACGCTGGCGACGCAACAACGCCTTCCGGTGTGGCGGAACGGAATGACGTTGTGGTCGGACGCGATCGAGAAGACGCCGACTTTGACGGTCGTGCGGATTCAGTGGGCCAACACGTTGCAGGCCGCTGGTCACACCGAAGAAGCATGCAACGTGTTGCGGGGAGCGCTCGTGGAGACCGCTCCCGATGAGATCAACACACGCCGAATTCGTGAAAAACTCGAAGCGTGGTCCGATCGCCCCGACGATTCGCAAGTCACGCTTCGTAAGCCGACTCCGCACCGCGGATAACGACTTCAAAACCGAGATCCTCAATCATCTTGAAGTCTTCATTTGCAGGTTGTCCTGGCGTGGTGAGGTAATCGCTGACGAACATCGAGTTCGCCGGATACAACGCCATGGCCTGCATCGATCGCAAGTTCACCTCCCGACCACCGGCCACACGAATTTCCGTTCGCGGATTCGTCAACCGCACGAGGCAGAGCGTTTTCAGGCAGTATCGCGGGTCAAGTTCGTCTGTGGCTTCCAACGGTGTCCCGTCGATGGCATTCAAGAAGTTGACTGGGATGGATTCGACCTGCATCGAGCTGAGTTGCATGGCGACATCGACCACGTCTTCATCCGTCTCGCCCATGCCGACGATCAAACCGCTGCAGAGTTCTAAACCCGCATCTCGTGCCGCTTGCAGAGTTTCGGTACGATCGGCGTAGGTGTGCGTGCTGCAAATTTCGGGATAGAACCGCTCGCTGGTGTTCAAGTTGTGATTGATGCGATCGACACCGGCTTCCTTCAACGCACGGGCTTGGTCGGGGCTTAGCAGACCAAGACAACAGCAGATATGCAAACCGGTTTCGTCTTTGATTTGCCGAACCGCTTCAGCGACGTGCGACACTTCGCGATCGCTGGGACCCCGTCCGCTGGAAACGATGCAGTAGGTCTTGGCTTGCGATTCAGCCGCCTGGCGGGCACCGGCGAGCAGTTTCTCATGGCTGAGCCACCGGTATTTTTCGATCGGTGCTTCGGAGCCTTTCGCTTGGGAGCAATAGCCGCAATCCTCAGGGCAGAGGCCACTTTGGGCGTTCTTCAGGTAGTACAATTGCACCTGTTTTCCGAAGAATCGCTCTCGGACCCGAAATGCGGCAGCCAAAAGCGACAGCAATTGGTCGTCATCGGAACGCAAAATTCCCAGGGCTTCTTCACGGGTCAAACCAGCACCATCGAGAACGCGGTCGGCAAGGGCGTCCCAGTTGGGAGTGGTAACGGTTGCGGTGGACGACATAAAACTTTCCTCGGATCTCAACGGTGGCCCAACAACTTTGATTTGATCTAGCGGCGAACAAGGTCTGCCCGCTCATTGGCGTGCTGATTGAACGTTCACCACCGAGCATTGGATATTGGACACTGTACTCGAATGAGGCAGAGAATAACGTTTCCGACCAATCCGAAGCAAGGACGACCCCCAATCAATGCGTTTCGGAGCTGTCCCAGTCAATCGGCTCTTGCCCGTGAGCTTCTAAAGCGGCATTGATCTGTGAAAACGGCCGACTTCCGAAAAACCCGTTTCGGGCGGAGAGCGGGGAAGGGTGGGCAGACGAAATAATTGTGTGACGGGAGTCGATCAACGACGATTTCTTCTTGGCCGCATTACCCCAGAGCACAAAAACCGCGTGTTGCCGTGACCGATCGACGGCCTTTAACATCGCGTCGGTAAGATCTTCCCATCCTTTTTTACGATGGGAATTTGCTTGCCCAGCCCGCACGGTCAGCACGGTGTTCAGCAAGAGAACGCCTTGCTCGGCCCAGCGTGTCAAACAACCATTTGGCGGTGGTTCGCAACCGAGATCGCTTTGCAACTCCTTAAAGATATTCCTCAGAGATGGCGGTAACGGCACCTCCGGTTGCACCGAAAACGCTAATCCATGGGCTTGATTGGGGCCGTGGTAGGGGTCTTGTCCGACAACGAACACTTTCGTCTTCTCCAGCGGGGTCAACGTCATCGCAGACAAAACGGCGTCCCGTGGCGGGTAGATTGTCTCTTGCTCGTATTCTCCTTCGACAAAATCGACCAAGTTCTGGAACGACTCGGTTTCGAGATGCTCCTCGAGTTCGGCACGCCAGTCAGACGGGATTTGATCGACCAGCCAATGATTGGAAATACGGGATGCCATGGATATCCGTTTCGAATTGTTTGGAAGGGTCGATTTCGAAATGCTTGACTTCGCACAACGGTGAACTAGGTTTCGGCAGTGTCGATTGAGACTGCGAGATTCCGTAGAAGCAGAATGCAATGATGGAAATCGGTTTTCAACCGCCGAGTCGAAAAATCGGAACAGATCGGTCGATTCCCGTCACCTGTGACTTTCGATGTCTCACTTTGGCAACGGGCTACTAGACGAAGTCTTGTTGTGATGTAGCAGCTGGTGCTGAGTTTTCGTTGGCGAAGACTGGTTCCGGAACGCTACCCATCATCGGAACTCGCTCCAGGAAAGCGAACACCTGCGATGCCGAACGATCTTTTGTCCCACGAAGCCACTTCAACGAAGAACCAACCCCGCCCGCAATCCGCGCAGTCGGCGGAGCTGGTGGCGACAATCGCGGAACGTCGTTTTTCCGGCAGGAATGTCGCGGAGTCATCACGCACATTGCTGTCGCTGTTGGCGTTGTCGGAAGCGGCCGAAAGCCTTGAAAACCCCGACGAATCCGACACGCTGCACGATGTCATCCAGCGGGGCGCACTGCGTTCCCTGCTTGCCGCTCTGCACGCCCGCGATGAAGGCACGGTGAATCACAGTCGTCGTGTGGCATTGCTCGCCGTTGGGTTGGCGGAACGATTGGGATGGGACGGCACACAACTCAAGCGTTTGGAAGTAGCCGCATTGCTGCACGATGTCGGCAAGATCGGTGTTCCCGACCACATTTTGTTCAAACCCGGCCAATTGAGTTCCGACGAAACGGAACTCATGGCGTTGCACTATGATGTGGGTGTCGATGTGCTGCAGGCATGTCGGGTCGATCAAAAAGTGCTCGATATCGTCGTGCAGTCGCACTTGTATTTCAAAAGTGGAAACACCAGTTCGGATGTCGTTGACAGCGAAGTGAGCCAAGGGGCACGCATCCTCGCTGTGGCCGATGCCTACGATTCCCTGCAGACACCGCAAGTTTATCGCCCTGCCAAAACGCATGACGAAATCATGCAGCACTTGATGGACTCGGCCGGCACACGATTTGACGGCAACGTTGTTTGTGCGTTGGCACGTTGGCTGAAAGAAGAAGGGTTGCCGTTCGACTGCGTTCCTTCCACGAGCGATTCGGGCACGAGTTCTCTCAGCGATTCCATGAAGGTGTTCCAGACGAATTCGCTGTTCAAGATCTTCTCGTATCTCTATGTGATGGAGAGCTTGTACGATGGCTTCGCGTTGATTGATTCCAACCTCCGCTATGCAATCTGGAATCGTGGTATTGAACGGCTGAGCGGCTATTCGGCGCAGTCATTCTTAGGGCGAACATGGTCCGGCAAACTGATTGAGTACGCCGACCGTGAGAACCAAGTCATCCCTGAGAAACGTTGCCCCGTTTGGCAGGTGATGGAGTCGGGGATTCCACAAACAGACTTGTTCCGAATTCGTCACAAGCATGGCGAGTGGGTCGATACCGAGATCCAAACGGTTCCGCTGATCGACGAAAGTGGAAGTTTCCAGGGCGTTGCACAAATCTATCGCGATGTGAGCCGAACCACACGGCGGCCCCAAGAGTTTCATGAATTGAAGATGGCTGCCACGCGAGACGCGTTGACGTCGGTCGCGAACCGGGGGGAATTGGAAACCCAATTGACTTTGTTGGTCAATCAGTGGAGCCAGGCGAGAGTTTCAGACAACGAGAATGAAGTGCCGGTGTTCAGTCTGTTGTTCTTGGACATCGATCACTTCAAATCTGTGAATGACAATTACGGACACGCCGCCGGTGACGCCGTGCTGGTGCAAACTGCCAAGATGTTGCAGAACGAAACCTATTCGGGAGAACTTGTTGGCCGATACGGTGGTGAGGAATTCGTCGTCATCTGTCCCGATACGAATCTCAAACAAGCCCGTCAGCGTGCCGAACGACTACGGTTGGCCATCAGCCGTTTGCGGTTCAAGGGTCATAACAAATTGACCGTGACGTCATCGTTTGGTGCCGCCGAGATTGAACCCGGCGATTCGGTCGAGAGTTTGCTTCGACGTGCGGATAAAGCGTTGTACCAGTCGAAGGAATCCGGACGAAACCGGACCACCACACTAACGAATGAACAGTTCATCGGAGCCGACCACACTCCGCAAGCGGAAGAACAGGGCGGCGATCCGTTTTTGGTGGAGTCGTCGTTTGCCGTTGCGGGGTCGGCCGATCTGATCGTGTGCAAACTTGGCGGGCTCGTCAACGATGACCAAGCGGTCGTCCTCAAGACCAGTCACGATGAAGCCGTTTTCCGCATGGGCACGAAATCGCTGTTTGGTGGTTGGGGCAAAACACCGGATCGGCAACCGGTGCGGATCGTGGTCAAACTCATCCGACCAGACGCCCGAAACCGTGAAGTCCGCAAACGGATTCAGCTGCACATTTCCATCTGTCCGATCGGTCGCGTGAAATCAGCGGAGGTCTTCCAAAACCGGGCCCATCAAGCACTGCGGGCAATCCGTGGTTACTTAGTAGTTGATTAACCCAGCCCTGAGGCTTGCCAAGCCTCACCGAGACTCAAACCAGAACCACGTCAGTAATTCCTCGGGTTCGCACGAAATGATGCGAAGTTCCGCCCCAGCGTCTCCTTTGGCTTGAGTTTCCTCCAAAGCGGGAATCGTGCCGTTTCGGCGGGGACGTGATGTGATCAGCAATGTCCGAGTGGTTGGACCGCGTTGGGCTCGTCCCCATGACAGCAACTCAGCCAAGTCTGGTTTTGCGGCACTTTGCAGTGTGGCCAGCAATTTCATCAGCGATTCCAACCCCGCGGGGCCGGTTGCTCCCAACCACGACTCGAAACGCTCACCGGCTGCACCGAGCATGACTCGGGAATCACGCGATCGCAACATTTGTGTGCGTGAAATCGTTGCGGCGAACGAGATAGCCAACTCAACCCGATCGATGGCGGCGGAGTCTTGGGAGTCGGGATTCCACAGGTCCAGCAGAATGACCAAGTCTTGGTTGCGGCTCTGGTGAAACTCGCGGATCATCAAGTCGCCTTGCCGAGCCGATGACCGCCAATGGATCGCACGCGGATTGTCCCCCGGCCGATACTCCCGAATCCGGTGAAATTCGTCGTCGTAGACACCACGCTTCGTGTCGGAGCGGTGCACAATTTCGTCGGCATGTCCATGCTGGCGGAACCAAGCCGGTGTGAGCCGACCGATCCGGGGAAACACAATGATCTCGCCCGGCAGGTCGATGGTAATTCCGCGTTCGACAATTCCTAATGGGTAGCGCGTTTCAATCGAAACCGGCCCTAACTGATATCGTCCGCGATCACGAAGTTCCAGTTGGTAGCGTGCGACCCGCGACTCGTTCGCGGGGATTCGTGCCACCAACGAAGACGGCTCCAAAACTTCCCGCTCGTTGGCCACCCGATCCGTCACGGTGAGCAACTGAGACGACAGAATGCTTTTCCGGTTCGTCAAATTGAGTTCCACCGTGCATCGCTCACCGGCCACCACCGACTCCGGAACCGACCGTGTCACCGACAGATTCTTCAGCATCGAAACAATGATGCCCCCGTTGAGCACAAACGGAGCAGCCATCATTGCAAAGACAAGCAGCAACATATTTGACCGTGTTTGCAGCGAACCGACAAACAACACGATCATGATCACCACATACACCGCACCTTGACGGGGCAGGGCGAAGCGATGCCGAATCGATGTCAACTCGGTCCCGGCGAGCAAGTGTTTGCTGATCTCCCGGATTCCAAAAAACAGCGACGACACAGCCATCACCGCCAAGCAGCCCCTCGCCAGGGCAATCGGCACCTTCCGGGCCATCAACAAGAATTCGACGCCGAAGAGAATGAGAATCACACCGGCCCAGGAAAACCGTTGGCTTAGGGAATCAGTCGGACGCGGTGACGCACTCGCCAATCCGAACATCGCTTTGGTTTGGGTCATCGCTCCCCAGCCGATCGCCAAGCACGCGGTGACTACGTACAACGCCCGACCAAACGGACTGACCCAAGGCAACGGCAGTAGGAATTCAAAGTAATAGAACAGCGAAACACCGCCCGCTAAGAAAGCGAACAATCCCTTCCAGGAAAATCGTGGCTGTTCCGCTTCGTCCGACATGTTCGATTCCGAATAGAACGAGATTTGGGAGCGCGATGAGTTTGAAGATCACAATCCCAGTGGAATGAAATCCAAACGAACGGTTATGAAGGTGATTCTCCTGGTTCCCGCCATCCTAACTCCTTGCCAACACCTCTTCTAGAGCGCGTTGACCGTGTATATGGCGTCTCAGGATGGTTTTTTCCCGCAGAACACATAACGCCCCTTGCTACATTAAAACTAGACATTGTCTAGCCGCTTCGCAAATGCGATCAAAGCCGCTTGGGGAATCGTGTGCGGACCGTCGAATTCAATGAACTCCACTGGCCAGCCCGATGATTGAAATAAGTCCCGCAACCACTCAGCCGCTGCGAACGGCAAAATCGGATCTTGGGTCCCGTGACTGATCAGGATAGGCAGCGAAGACCGGGCAGCAAGTCGCTCTTTCCAACGGTCTTCACAAATCAGTGTTCCTGAGAACACGGACAAGCCGGCAAACTCTTCGGAACTTTCCAACGCCACATGCGTGACCAGCATTCCACCTTGCGAAAATCCAGAGAGTGTCACAGCACTGCTTGGTACTCCGCGAGTTTCTTGGATTTCCTGAAGACACGCCGACAATGCATCAGCTGCGGCATCCAATCCCGGCGGAAATTCATTTCGGAGAATCCGTAAATCTCCCGACGCGATTGCTTGCAAACGTTCTTCCAAATCCAATGGCCACCATGCCCGGCCCCCCGGCATTCCCTGATCCGCAAGTGACAACAACGCCGCCGGGAATATGAACTGCACCCGTTCTCTAAGCGACGGAAACGCTCGCAGAGTTTCTGCCCCAATCGGAACCAAGTCGCTTCCGGGGGCACCGAATCCATGACACATGACGACGACATGCGTCGGTTGCGTTCCGTCGGGCAGTTCGTCAATGACAATGCACTGCAAACCACCCAGAGTTTCCGTTTGACGTTTCATTATTCACTTTTTGAGTTGTAGACAAAACATACGGGTGCCACGACTCTCAGGACCGTGTTCTCAAGCACCTTCGCTCGACACGTCCCACCGGACCGTGGCACACCATTACCTTTGATTGCCAGACGGAATCACTTGCCATCAACGACGGCAAACTGGGCGGACGAACCGTTCGGCTGGAACAATTCCAACTTTAGATCGTTGCTCGACCGTTTTTCGGTATCGACTCGGAACACGACGGCATGCGTCCCCCGGTCCAGTTCGGCGACGAATTCCTCATCCGATCCCATTGCCTGGCCATCCACCCAAGCGGAGACACCTTCAGCGGAATCAAGCTGAAAACCGATCCGTCCACTTGCCGTCACCTCGACATCGCCCCGCACGTACAGAACAGTTTGTTGAGTGTCCTCAGCGAGTTGGTCCAACGGCAACGTGCCGTCTACACGGGCATACGACGGTTGCCACGGAACGTTCTCCGCATGCACCAATGCATCCCCAAATTCTTCTTCGTCTGGCACCTTCTGGGCGAGCAATGCAGGGACCTTCGCCAACACTCGCCAACGTTGCATCCGTGGAGTCGACCGAACCGCGTACCGTCCCGGCTTGCCCAACTCGGAGAGGAATCGAACCAAATCAATCAACTCGTCTTGAGTCAGGAACTTCGTCAGCCCTTGCGGCATCAACGATTTTCCTTCTTTCTCGAAGTCGATATCCGCTGTGGGAATCGTGATCTCTTTTCCATTGGCGTCTTTGAGCACCAGCCGATCCGCAGCTTGATCGACAACCACACCCTGGTGAACTTCACCAGACGCCGTCAGCACCACGCGGGTCAAATACGCTTCTTTGATCGCTTGGCTCGGATAGAGGATGGAATTGATCAGATAATCCACCGGGGAACTTTGACCGACGGCACTTAGATCAGGACCAACATTCCCGCCAGCCTTGCTGACCGCATGACATTTCATACAGCTCAAATCGGCACTTCGGAAAATCGCTTCGCCACGCGCGGGATCGCCTTTCGCGACGACATCGGCAGCGAGCTTGGCAATCTCCGCCTTCGTGAGTTGTGGAGTTTCCTGGCTCACACCGGCTGCTTCGCTGAGCACATCGGACAGAGCTTTATCGTTCCGTCCCGATCCGAACAAATGTCGCAACGCCATCTTCGCGACATCCGCCGGAGGCGGGGTTTCCTGGAGCGCGGCTGCTAACAAGTCGGTTCCGTTTTGACGCACGAGGAAGGCATCAACCACGGGAGCTGGATCGGTTTTCGTGTTGGCGTTGGCTAGCACCTCGGCGGCCCGTTTCGCAGCGGCTTCCGCGTCGAGTTTCGTCAGGGCGGCGACTCCTTGGTATCGCAAACTCTGAGGATACTTCTCGCTCGTCAGTTCCAGAATCGCCGACTGAGCAGCTTCACCACCGAGTTGCGTAAGGCCGTCGATTGCCGCCGATTGCAATTCTGCATTCTCATCCGTATCAAGAGCCAACGCCTTCAACGTGGGAGCGACCGCTGTGACTTTCCATTGCCCAGCCAACTGAACGGCCAGTCCACGAGTGGCATTGTCTTGATCCTCCGTCAACAGTGTCTTCAGGGCAGCCAAGTCCCCAGCCGGTTTGACCTTCCGGTTCTGTGCCGCATCGAGCAGCGTCTTCAAAGCCGTGACGCGAGTCTCACCCGCGTACCCGTCCTTGCTAACACTTTGATCGAACAGATATTTCAAGTCGTGTTCGTTACCACGTCGTCCCACGAGTTCCACGACGCTACCGACTCGCGAGTCTGGCAAGCGACCACTCTGGAGCAGTTTCATCAGCGGTGCGACGGCACTTTGCGGTTCGTCCGCGCAGACCGAGGAAGACAAAACAACAACAAGACAGAGGCCAGAAAGCCAACGGAGCTTGCTGCCGATACGAGATTTTTCGGACATCAGACAAGTCCTCCCAATAGGTAGGAAAAACGACCCCGGCGAGAAACCGGGGTGGCGAGAAAACAATATTGAAGTGAAAAACCGGTCAGGTCAACAACGGATCATAGATGGCCTGCCCACTATTCGCTACGAGCTTCCAGCGTGTCCATCGTTTCCTTGAGTGTGTACTCAAGATAATAATCCTGCGGGTAAATTAACGACTCGACGGCCACTTCCAGAGCCTTCGTTGCTTGCTCTCCCTTGAAGAAACTCAGAGCACGAATTGCTTCCAAGCGGACGCGGGGGTGTTCGTCGTTGACCTGCGCTCGCAGCAATTCCAGCGGCTCGGAAACACGGTCCCGCCAATAGCACAACACGCGTGTGGCGGCGGCTCGGGCTTTGTATTCTTCTGCCTGAAGAACCGTTTTCAGCAAGTCCGCATCGACCATGTCGACCGCTTGATGCAGCCACAGCCACTCAAGTCGCAGTTGCTCAAAGTTGTCTGCCGATTGATCCAGTCCGGCGAACCATTTTTTCCCGGCTGTCATCACTTCTTCGACATCACGCGACCAAAGTTCCCGACGAACGCGGTAACGTGTGCGGTCTTCATAGGACGCGAGTAGGTCGAACAATTCCGGAGTCGAGGCTTCCGCGATGTTCGGACTTTTGACAAGGGGATTGTCGGTGTAGTGAATCCGCCAAACGCGACCGTGTTTCTTGTCTCGTTTCGGGTCACGGAGCGAGTGTTGCATGTGACCGATCAACGGATTGAACCAGTCGATCAGGTACAAGGCACCGTCCGGACCGAACTCCAAGTCAACCGGGCGGAAGTTCGGATCGGCTGACCGCAATAACGGTTCGACGGGTTCGGCTTTGAAGCCTGATTCGTCTTCCATCATTTTGTACTGCAGCACGCCATGAAAACCGATAACGTTGTTCAGCAGATAATTCCCTTGGGCTTCCTTCGGGAAATTGCTGCTGGAGACCAACTCACAACCGGACGTGGGACGCCATTGCTTGACAAGAAATTGTTTCATCCCTCGGTGCTGTCGTGGAAAGTCCACTTGTCCGGAGAACGCAGTCCCGTAGTAGTTGGCTCCACCGGAAGCGTCCGCGACGAAGTTTTGTCCCCAACGATCAAACGTGTGGCCCCAAGGATTTGCAAAGTTGTACGCGATGAACGCATCGAGTTTTTCCGTCAGCGGTTCGTAGCGGAAAACGCCCGCATTGGCGAGCCGAACGGGACCGTAGGGGGTTTCGATCTGACTGTGATGGAACGTGCCTTCTTGGAAGTACAACGCACCGCCGGGTCCCCAGGTGAATGCGCTGATCGCGTGGTGACTGTCGCCGGAATCGAAACCGTGAAGACGGTATTGCCGAACGTCGGCTTTATCGTCACCGTCGGTGTCTTTCAGAAATAGGATGTTCGGTTGCTGAGCGACATAAGCTCCGCCATGCCCCAGTTCAATACCCGTCGGCACGTGAAGACCGTCGGCGAACACGGTTTGCTTGTCGGCTCGACCGTCGCCATCGGTGTCTTCGAGGATCAGGATTTTGTCATCGACCGGTGTACCGGGGAGGTACATCGGATACGACCCCATCGTCGTGACCCACAATCGGCCTTTCGCGTCCCAGGCCATTTGCACGGGGTTTTCGAGTGCAGGGAAGTCCTCTTCGGAAGCGAACAGATTAATCTCGTAGCCTTTGGGCAATTTGAAGGCTTCGATCGCATCTTCTGGCGGAGTGATCCGAACTTCACTCTTGAAGTTGGTGGCGATAGTTTTCAGATCGCCGGTGTTCGAGTCATCAATTTCTTGAGGAACGTCTTTACCTTGGGCAATTTTCCAGATTCGTTCATCACGATTGT
It includes:
- a CDS encoding PVC-type heme-binding CxxCH protein produces the protein MLRHITGLLAVMAVASWGGNISAADSTSKVTLREGDRVVIIGNTLAERMQYFNHFETRLHARFPELQLVVRNLGFSADTVNLRLRSQDFDDHGHTLYDHEPNTILAFFGFNESFAGPDGVDKFKADLKKFVGEIRQYQYPYTNFRRGSDKPKLIDGDGKAPVDPPQIVLFSPIAQEDLHVRTLSDGKANNENLALYTKAMSEVAEETDVVFVDLFHPTKSLFEDVKEPLTINGVHLNDAGYSKLAPILDENLFGSASKDLPKKQWSELHAAVAEKNLQFFYDYRAINGFYIYGGRKKPFGVVNFPDEFAKLRKMIHNRDERIWKIAQGKDVPQEIDDSNTGDLKTIATNFKSEVRITPPEDAIEAFKLPKGYEINLFASEEDFPALENPVQMAWDAKGRLWVTTMGSYPMYLPGTPVDDKILILEDTDGDGRADKQTVFADGLHVPTGIELGHGGAYVAQQPNILFLKDTDGDDKADVRQYRLHGFDSGDSHHAISAFTWGPGGALYFQEGTFHHSQIETPYGPVRLANAGVFRYEPLTEKLDAFIAYNFANPWGHTFDRWGQNFVADASGGANYYGTAFSGQVDFPRQHRGMKQFLVKQWRPTSGCELVSSSNFPKEAQGNYLLNNVIGFHGVLQYKMMEDESGFKAEPVEPLLRSADPNFRPVDLEFGPDGALYLIDWFNPLIGHMQHSLRDPKRDKKHGRVWRIHYTDNPLVKSPNIAEASTPELFDLLASYEDRTRYRVRRELWSRDVEEVMTAGKKWFAGLDQSADNFEQLRLEWLWLHQAVDMVDADLLKTVLQAEEYKARAAATRVLCYWRDRVSEPLELLRAQVNDEHPRVRLEAIRALSFFKGEQATKALEVAVESLIYPQDYYLEYTLKETMDTLEARSE
- a CDS encoding HEAT repeat domain-containing protein, which encodes MSEKSRIGSKLRWLSGLCLVVVLSSSVCADEPQSAVAPLMKLLQSGRLPDSRVGSVVELVGRRGNEHDLKYLFDQSVSKDGYAGETRVTALKTLLDAAQNRKVKPAGDLAALKTLLTEDQDNATRGLAVQLAGQWKVTAVAPTLKALALDTDENAELQSAAIDGLTQLGGEAAQSAILELTSEKYPQSLRYQGVAALTKLDAEAAAKRAAEVLANANTKTDPAPVVDAFLVRQNGTDLLAAALQETPPPADVAKMALRHLFGSGRNDKALSDVLSEAAGVSQETPQLTKAEIAKLAADVVAKGDPARGEAIFRSADLSCMKCHAVSKAGGNVGPDLSAVGQSSPVDYLINSILYPSQAIKEAYLTRVVLTASGEVHQGVVVDQAADRLVLKDANGKEITIPTADIDFEKEGKSLMPQGLTKFLTQDELIDLVRFLSELGKPGRYAVRSTPRMQRWRVLAKVPALLAQKVPDEEEFGDALVHAENVPWQPSYARVDGTLPLDQLAEDTQQTVLYVRGDVEVTASGRIGFQLDSAEGVSAWVDGQAMGSDEEFVAELDRGTHAVVFRVDTEKRSSNDLKLELFQPNGSSAQFAVVDGK